The following is a genomic window from Thioclava electrotropha.
AGATGTTCGGCAAGGCGATGATGCGCGAAATCCTGTCGAGCGATTCCGCCGACAAGACCTCGCTGGTGAACAAGCTTACCGATCCGCGATTTCGCAAGCTCTACGATGCGCTCGGGTTCACCAACGGCGGTACGGCGAATACGAATACCTCCTCGACCGCGTGGCAAGACAAGATCGTCGATCAATATGTCAGCCAGCAGTTCATCAATGGTGAAGGCGAGCAGAACGCGACCGTCGGGTCCGTGCTCGAATTCCGCCAGAAGCTCGATGGCGTCAAAACGTGGTATTCGGTCCTGAAAGACAAGGATACGGCGCAGTTCATGCGCACGGCTCTGGGCATCCCCAATGACGTCGTGAAGCTCGATGTCGAGCGGCAGAAACAGATTTTCGAGGACAAGTTCGACATCACAAAGCTCAAGGACCCGAAGGAGGTCGACAATCTGATCTCTCATTTCGTCGCCGTGTCCGATGCGAACAATTTCTCGACCGGCGGGGCGGCGGGGAATGCTGCGGTGACGCTGATGCAAGGTGCGGTTCAGGGCGGCTCGGGCCAGTTCGTGCCCGCGACCTTCGATCTGACCGCGATCGCGACCTTCTCGGCCTCGCGCTACCGGTAAGCATGGCCGCAGATCGCGGCTGGTCTCAGTCGATAATCACGTCGTCATCGTCGAGCGGGATGCGGATCTCGTCATCGCGCGACAGTTCGAGCGCATAGTCCACCAGCGCCGATTGCGCCTCTTGCACTTCGCGCCCGCGCACTGGGCCCATCGCAGTCATTTCCTCGTTCAGCATGTCGCGCGAGCGGGCGGGCAGGGCGCTCAGGAAGTAATCGCGCACCTCTTTCTTGGCCCCGCGCAAGGCGAGCGGAAGCGTTTGCCCTTCGACCCCGCGCATGACTTTGACGAGGCTCTGCTGGTCGAGCTTGCACAGATCGTCGAAGGTGAACATCTTCGCCTTGATCGCGCCGAACGCGTCGGGAATGCGCTTCTCCAGACGCTGGGTGATGTCGTCGAACAGCTTGCTGTCGAGCTTGTTGAAGAGATCGGCCATGCGCTGCTGCGGGTCCGGCCCGGTGTTGCGCGTCGCCGAGCTCATGAACTCTTTCTGCAGCGTCTCCTCGATATTCTGGAAGACGTAGCGCGGCACGGTGTCGATGCCGATCATCCGCTCCAGCACTTCCATCATGCGCTCTTCGCCCAGAAGCGGCAGCACTTTCGAGGCCACCTCGGGTTTCACCTTGCTGAGGATCGCCGCGACCGTCTGATCGTGCTCTTCCTTGAGGTAATTGGCGATGACCTGTTCGTTGAGCGCAGAGAAGTTCTCCCAGATATTGCGCCCCACCAGCGGGCCCTGGATCTCCTGCATGATGTCGCTCACCCGATCCTCGGGCAGGAAGCCTTTGAGCATGCTTTGCGCCATTTCCATCGACCCGACGATACCGCCGCCATCGCCTGCGGTTTCCATGAACTCGCTCATCACCTCTTCCACGACATCGGCGGGAATCGTGCCCAAAGACGAGATCGCGTGGGTGATTGAGTGGATGTCGTAATCGTCGAGCCTCTGCATCAGCCCGGCGCCATGCTTCTCCCCAAGGCAGAGGAAAAGGATTGCCGCCTTCTCTGGGCCGCGGAGTTTCTTGTAATCCCGGGAGGTTTTCATCGTCGGCGCTCGATCTGTTCTGAGGTCTCGGCAAGAATAGCAGTCTATCCTTGTATTCTCAATCAGGATCGCGCGCTATTCTTTGTGGTTGGGCGTTTTATAAGGATAGGGGCGGCGCCGAGGCTTAGCCGCCCCCGCCATAGGCAACATAAGATTGCATCATGCTGCCTGCGAGCATGTACCAGCCGTCGATCAGCACGAAGAAGATCACCTTGAAGGGCAGAGAGATCATCACCGGCGGCAACATCATCATGCCCGCACTCATCAGCACCGAGGCGACGATGAGGTCGATCGCGATGAAAGGCAGGTAGATCAGGAAGCCAATCGTGAAGGCGCGCCGCAGTTCGGAGATCATGAAAGCGGGCACGAGTGTGCGCCAGCTCGCCTCCTCCGCTGTTGCGGGGGCGGGCGTCTCGGGCGCGGGTTCGGCGTTTTGCCCAGCTTCGTTGTCACGGACGAGATCGGCGAAGAGCTTCAGATCCTTCGGGCGCGTATTGGCAAACATGAAGGCCTTGAACGGCGCGCCGATCCCGACGAGCGCCTGTTCCTCGGTCACCGTGTTGTTCAGAAGCGGCCGAA
Proteins encoded in this region:
- a CDS encoding flagellar motor switch protein FliG, which gives rise to MKTSRDYKKLRGPEKAAILFLCLGEKHGAGLMQRLDDYDIHSITHAISSLGTIPADVVEEVMSEFMETAGDGGGIVGSMEMAQSMLKGFLPEDRVSDIMQEIQGPLVGRNIWENFSALNEQVIANYLKEEHDQTVAAILSKVKPEVASKVLPLLGEERMMEVLERMIGIDTVPRYVFQNIEETLQKEFMSSATRNTGPDPQQRMADLFNKLDSKLFDDITQRLEKRIPDAFGAIKAKMFTFDDLCKLDQQSLVKVMRGVEGQTLPLALRGAKKEVRDYFLSALPARSRDMLNEEMTAMGPVRGREVQEAQSALVDYALELSRDDEIRIPLDDDDVIID
- a CDS encoding DUF1217 domain-containing protein; its protein translation is MLTISGMSSRLALKLIDRTQAKQLDQLAAEPQHARAISRFRENIADIHTAADLVDNYDAYSFVMKAFDLEDQMFGKAMMREILSSDSADKTSLVNKLTDPRFRKLYDALGFTNGGTANTNTSSTAWQDKIVDQYVSQQFINGEGEQNATVGSVLEFRQKLDGVKTWYSVLKDKDTAQFMRTALGIPNDVVKLDVERQKQIFEDKFDITKLKDPKEVDNLISHFVAVSDANNFSTGGAAGNAAVTLMQGAVQGGSGQFVPATFDLTAIATFSASRYR
- the fliP gene encoding flagellar type III secretion system pore protein FliP (The bacterial flagellar biogenesis protein FliP forms a type III secretion system (T3SS)-type pore required for flagellar assembly.) translates to MTAKAGLPLFVLTLAASLAFSGSAEAQEAGGLLGDLAQGLNNAAPGSDAAASLSGRIIQLIALMTVLSIAPGVLVVMTSFTRFVIVFSMLRSALGLNQTPPNMVLSAMALFMTFFVMQPVFDDAWTGGLRPLLNNTVTEEQALVGIGAPFKAFMFANTRPKDLKLFADLVRDNEAGQNAEPAPETPAPATAEEASWRTLVPAFMISELRRAFTIGFLIYLPFIAIDLIVASVLMSAGMMMLPPVMISLPFKVIFFVLIDGWYMLAGSMMQSYVAYGGGG